Within Streptomyces sp. NBC_00704, the genomic segment GCGCCCGCCGGGCCCGCGCCGGTGACGGTCATGAGACGGACCATACGGCGATCACATGTGTTCGTCCGTTAGTGTCACGGGATGCTCGATGCCACCACCCGCTCTGGGGGCACCGCCACGGCCTCTCCCCGGGCCGCCGGCACGGACTTCGTCGTTCCGCTGCTCACGCCCACCCCCCTGCCCGTGATCACGCCCCTCGCCGCCTCCGTCGTCGCGCGCGTCCCGGCCTCGGCTGCCGTTCCCGGCGGCCTCGCCGCGCGCTGCGGCAGAGTGCTGCTGTCGCCCTGGGCACGGCTGGCGCTGCTGGTCGCGCTGCTGGCCACGGCCGCGGCGAGCGTGCTGCTCTTCGAGCCGCAGAAGCTCCTCGCGGACGGCTGGCCGTCCCAGTCGGGCGGCGCGTCGGCGGCCGCGCTCTTCGCGGCCGCCTACGGGCTGTGCACGGTGGCCTTCGTGCCGAGACCACTGCTGAACCTGGCGGCCGGCGCGCTGTTCGGCTCCCAGTGGGGCGTCGGCGCGGCGCTGGCCGGCACGGTGCTGGGGGCGGGGATCTCCTTCGGACTGGGTCGCGTACTGGGCCAGGAGGCACTGCGGCCCCTGCTGCGCGGCCGCCTCCTCAAGGCGGCGGACGGCCAGCTCAGCCGGCACGGCCTGCGCTCCATGCTGGCGGCCCGGCTGTTCCCGGGGGTGCCGTTCTGGGCCGCGAACTACTGCGCCGCGGTCTCCCGCATGACCTGGCCGTCCTTCCTGCTGGCGACGGCGCTCGGCTCGATCCCCAACACCGCCGCCTACGTCGTCGCCGGGGCCCGCGCCTCCTCCCCGACCTCGCCGGCCTTCCTGATCGCGATGTTCTGCATCGCCCTGCCGGCACTGGTCGGCGCGGCGGTGGCCTGGCGCAAGCGCCACCACCTGCGCCGGCCGTAGCCGTCGGGGGCTCTCTCCGTCGGCGGCCGCGGCCGCCGACGAGCCGCCGTCAGCCGATGCGCGGGATCCATCCAGGGCTGTTCGCCGCCGTCCTGCCGTCCACGGTCGTCCGGCGCGTCCACCGGGAGCGCCGGAGCGGGAGCCGTGGCCGCAGCCGGAGCGGGGGGCCGGAGCGGTCGTGGAAGCCCTCGGGGCGGTCGGCTGCACGGACTCCAGGACCATCGCGTCGGAGTGGTCATCTGCTCGGCGTCCTGCGGCGACGTCCTGCGGGGACGCGGTGCGCCACGACGACGTGAGCGCCCGCCCGCGGACGCCGGGCTGGACGGTGGCGGGCCCTGCCGCCGCCTCCGCACCGGCCCGCCGTGATTCCGCCCGCACCGCGGTGACCGCCTGCGCCGGCGGTGCCGAGCCGGGACCGGGCTCACCCGCGACCGGGCGTCAGGCGTACACGTCCAGCCGTCCGCACATGCCGAATCTCCCCCGCGCGGACGGCCCCTCGGCCCGCACCGCGGCCTCGGCGAGATGGGAGACGTCCCCCTCGGCCAGCCGGTCGAGCTGCTCCCCGGTGGCCTCGGCGGCCGCGCGCGCACCGTGCGCCCAGCGTTCGCGCCACTCGGCAAGCCGGGGCCGGACGAGCGCCGCGGCGGCCCGGTGGAAGGCGGTCAGGGCCTCCCGGGGGTCC encodes:
- a CDS encoding TVP38/TMEM64 family protein — its product is MLDATTRSGGTATASPRAAGTDFVVPLLTPTPLPVITPLAASVVARVPASAAVPGGLAARCGRVLLSPWARLALLVALLATAAASVLLFEPQKLLADGWPSQSGGASAAALFAAAYGLCTVAFVPRPLLNLAAGALFGSQWGVGAALAGTVLGAGISFGLGRVLGQEALRPLLRGRLLKAADGQLSRHGLRSMLAARLFPGVPFWAANYCAAVSRMTWPSFLLATALGSIPNTAAYVVAGARASSPTSPAFLIAMFCIALPALVGAAVAWRKRHHLRRP